A segment of the Chryseobacterium scophthalmum genome:
TACATACAAATTGAGGCAGCAACAGAAACATTAAAACTTCTTGTAAAACCATACATTGGAATCGCCAAAGTTTCATCTGCAAAATCTAAAATTTCTTCTGAAACGCCTTCCATTTCAGTTCCGAAAACCAAAGCAATCGGTTCGGTAATTTCGTATTCGGGTAAAAATTTAGCATTTTTTTCTAAAGAAACTGCCACCATTTTATAACCTCTGTCTTTAATATTCTGAAAAGAATCCATATTTCTTGGAAGTCTTTCTACTTCAACCCAAGTATCTGCTCCTTTTGTAACTTTTAAATTCGGCTCAAAACTATGCTCTTCCTGCAAAGCAACAACCTTATGAAAACCACAAGCTTCAACAGAACGCACAATTGCCGCTGCATTTCTAAACTGATAAACATCTTCAATCACCGGAAGTATAAAATCTGAACTTTCGGGAGCAAAATGTTCTATTTTTCTTAATCTTTCTTCCGTTAAAAATTGCTGTAAATACTCGTAAGTTTTCTCTAAATCTTTCATCTTCTTTCAAATCTTTGCAAATTAACGTAATTTTGAAATTCTGAACCTGAAAAGGAACTTAAAATCTCTAATTTAAATAAAAAATGAAGCGAAAAGTCCTTCTGATTTATACCGGCGGAACGATTGGTATGGAAAAAGATTACGAAACCGGAAGTCTCCGTGCCTTTGATTTCGGAAATATTTTTGAGAAAATGCCCGAAATGAAATTGATGGAATGCGAAGTTTTCGTACATCCTTTTGCACAACCGCTCGACTCATCCGATATGGGACCAGAAGAGTGGAGAGTAATTGCCAATCTGATATTCGACAATTATAAAAAATATGACGGTTTCCTGATTCTCCACGGAACAGATACGATGTCTTATACTGCTTCTGCATTGAGTTTTATGCTGAAAGGTTTAACAAAACCAGTCATTTTAACAGGTTCACAACTTCCGATTGGAGATTTGAGAACCGACGCAAAAGAAAATCTTCTGACGAGTTTATATTATGCAAGTCTTTACGAAGAAAACGAAGCCGTGATACAGGAAGTTGCGATCTATTTTGAATATAAATTATTGAGAGGAAACCGTACTTTAAAATATTCTGCGGAGTATTTTGATGCGTATGCAAGTCCGAACTACCCTATTTTAGGACAATCTGGAGTTCATTTGAAAATCGATAAGGATAATCTTTTCCGCTGTGACGGCAGAATTGAATTTCACGTAGACGAACATATTTCTGAAGATGTTCTTTTCTGGAGAATTTTCCCGGGAATGAAACTGAATCATTTTAAAGAAATTCCGAAAATGAAAGTTTTGATTTTACAGGTTTTCGGTTCGGGAACAATTTTCAGCAGCGAAAAAACCTTGGAAACTTTACAGCAAATCAGAAATAACGGAACTGAAATCGTAGTGGTAAGTCAATGTATTTCAGGCGGAATATCGTTTGGAAAATACGAGAATTCTAATATTTTCTCAAGAATCGGAGCAATCAGTGGAAGAGATATGACTGCAGAATCTGCGATTACTAAGGCAATGCATCTTATTGACAATCCTAATTATCACGGAAGTTTTGCCGATAATTTTGCACGAAATATCTGTGGAGAAATAAGCGAGTAATTTTAAATTAAGAATTTGTAGATTCAATAAAATAGCCTATTTTTGCAGTCTTCAAACATAGAGAGGTGTCCGAGTGGTTGAAGGAGCCACCCTGGAAAGGTGGTATACGGGTAACTGTATCGTGGGTTCGAATCCCATCTTCTCTACAAAACAAAAACCAGATCAATTGATCTGGTTTTTTGCTTGAAATGAACCTGTTCTATAAAAATTGTTTCTACTTAGTAATTCAAATTGGATTATTTCGTCCTTTTGCCTTGAAGCAAACGGACCAAAAATTCAAGACTGGAATCTTTCGCTAAAAATTAATAATTAATCCTAAAATCCCCAAAACTCGTGCGGATCATATATTAGTGATTGGGTTCTTAATTTTGTCCCGCACTCAAACAGTGGGAATTTTTTAACGGATTAATTTTTAATTTTCTTAACGCTTCAGCTTCCTAAGTCGAGAAAATCAGAATGACTTACAAAACTTTTCAAATTTAATAGCTCAAAATGCATTTCGACAATATAATGATGTGTATGAATGTTCAATAAATATTCTTGCGTTTTAAAGCAAAAAAACCAAAAGCTCAAAACAGAAACCTTTTGTTAACATTAATAATCAATCCTAAAATTCCCAAAACCCGTGCGGATTATTTATTTTAATTGGTTATTAGTTTTAACCGCTTCCAAGCAATGGGAATTTTATTTAACGGATTAATCTTTTATTTTTTTACACTACCGTTTTCTAAATTCTGGTTTTGAAACCTCATTTCTTAGCCCCGATTGGAACAATTGTTTGAGCTCATTTTTTAGTTTCGGCGGCGGCAAAGCCGCCGCCGAAACTAAAAAATAGCGAGTGCGGAAAGCGGGATCAAGCTCCTAAAAAAAATCAGTTGCAAATCGTTAGAAAACTTTGTCCTCTCATGTGAACTTTTATCATTGCTTCGGATTTTAACTCGCTGTAAATACTTTGATCAAAAGCCTGAACTTCATTCAATTTTGAGTCTATGAAATCTGCAATTCGTACCACCGAAAAATAAAAATTCCGGTATAAAGACATATCTACCGTGCTTCCGAAACGAGGAAGAAAAGCCTTTAAAAACGGAAGTTTTTTCTGATGCAGATTGTAATCGGGGCAATAGCCAGTTTTTTCTTTTGCAGTGATTAATTCGTAATGATCGATGTAGTCTAGAATCGTTTCATTTTCTTTCATTGAAATTTTATTTTTCTGAAAATATTGATGGATTCTGTCTAAAATATGTTGAGCATATTCCATCATCGTGATGCTTTTTATTTCTGAAATATTGTTGATTCTGGTATTGAAATTTTTAGCGTTTTCATGATTTATATTAAAAGAAATTCCAAAGTTTTCATGATATGGAAAGAAACAATTATTTATTTCGATCACAGCATCTGCCTGCAATCTGTCTTTCGAAAAATTATAACATAAATACGGCTTATACATCTCTTTCAGATGAAGAAGAAAATCGGTCTCATTGGTGTTTCGATTGTTTTCAAACCAGTTTTCAAGATTGTTATAATAATCATTTTCAAATTCTCTGAAGCTTAAATAAAACGGGATTTCCATAACTCTCAATATTTTATACAGCAAAGCTATAGCTGTAATGCGCCAAAACTTGACGCGTTTTATTTTGATGCAAATTATTTTCAATAAAAAAGTCCGGCTCTAAAAAATTAGAACCGGACTTCAACGAATGAAATAATGATATGAATAAAAAAACTAAACCTATTTCCAGCCGCCACCTAAACTTTTGTAGATGTCGACAACAGTACTTAACTGTTTTTCTTTGGCTTCGATTAATTCCATTTTTGCATCTAAAGCGTCTCTTTGATTGAGTAAAACTTCCAGATAATCTGCTCTTGAGTTTTTGAAAAGCTGATTCGCAATATCAATAGATTGGTCTAAAGCCTGGGTTTCCTGAGATTTTAACTGATAATACTGATCGATGTTTTTCACTTTCGACATTAAATTTGAAATATCTAAATACGCATTCAGAATGGTTTTGTCATATTCATACAAAGCCTGAATCTGTTTCGCATCTGCCGTTTGAAAATTAGCTTTAATCGCACTTTTATTAATCAGTGGTCCTGCCAATTCACCAACCAAATTGTAAGCAATTGATTCAGGCATTTTAACTAAATAAGAAGGTTTAAAAGCTTCCAATCCTAATGTTGCAGAAATTTCCAAACTTGGATAGAATTCTTTTCTTGCCGCTTCAACATCTAATTTTGCAGATTTTAATTCTAATTCAGCCTGTTTAATATCGGGACGGTTTGCCAATAACTGAGATGGAATTCCCGTATAAACCGTTTGCGGAATGGTAGACATAAAACTCTCTTTCGTTCTTACAATCGGTTGTGGATAACGACCACAAAGCGCATTGATTTGATTTTCCTTTTCAGTAATCTGTTGACGAATTGTATATTCTGTCGCTTTTGATTTTGCCAATTCAGCTTCAAACTTTTTCACTGCCAATTCAGTTGCAGCAGCTGCCTGCTTCTGAATTTTCGAAATTTCTAAAGCTCTCGTCTGCAGTTTGATATATTGCTGAATAATATCCAATTGGTTATCCAACGCCAATAATTCGTAATAATTATCAGCAACTTCCTCAATCAGATTTGAAAGCACAAAATTCTTTCCTTCCACCGTCGAAAGATAATGCGCAACTGCAGCATCTTTCTCATTTCTGAGCTTTTTCCAGATGTCGATTTCCCAGTTTGCCATCAAACCGCCTTCGAAATTTCCAAGCGGATCAGGCATTTCTTTTCCGGGCTCGATTTCCGTTGAAGCGTCACCTGCTCCTTCGCTTGTATAACGACCTGCTTTTTTTACTCCGGCTCCTAAACCTGCTCTTACAGTTGGAGAAAGTTTTCCTTTTTTAGCAACGACCCCACTTTTGGCAATTTCAATTTCCTGAAGGGTAATCATCAACTCTTGATTATTTTTAAGAGAAGTTTCAATTAAACTTACCAGATTCGGATCTGTAAAAAACTGTCTCCAAGGAGTTGTTCCGCTATTGTTATTAACATCCGGCTGTTCATTTTGATTAAAATTCTCAGGGATATTATTTTTAACATCGTCTTGAATAACGGTTGCCATCGGAGCTTTACAACTTGCCAAAACAAGCGATATGGCAATCGCTGCAATATATTTATTATAAATCTTCATGTTTATCATCGTGTTGGTAAGGTTCTGTTTGTTCTGTTAAAGGATTTTCTTCTTCGTATTTTGCCAATCTTGTTTTATCGGCAATGGTTCCAAAAATGTAATATAATCCTGGAATAATCATCAGTCCGAAAACGGTTCCCAAAAGCATTCCTCCTGCTGCAGCGGTTCCGATGGTTCTGTTTCCTACTGCTCCCGGTCCGGTTGCCATTACCAAAGGAATCAATCCTGCAACAAATGCAAATGAAGTCATCAAAATTGGTCTGAAACGAACTGCTGCTCCTTCAATTGCTGCTTTCGCCACCGAAATTCCTTCTTCCGCTTTTTTCTGAACGGCAAATTCAATAATCAATACCGCATTTTTACCTAAAAGTCCGATCAACATGACCATTGCAACCTGTGCGTAAATGTTGTTTTCAAGACCTAATAATTTCAGACATAAAAATGCTCCGAAAATACCTGTAGGTAAAGAAAGGATTACCGGTAAAGGAAGAATAAAGCTTTCATACTGTGCTGAAAGAATTAAATAAACAAATCCTAAACATATCAAGAAGATATAAACTGCTTCGTTTCCACGACCTACTTCGTCTTTTGAAATTCCCGCCCAGTCGATTCCGAAACCTCTTGGTAACGTTTTATCAGCAACTTCCTGAATGGCTTTGATCGCCTGACCGGAACTGTAACCCGGAGCCGGAGTTCCACTTACCTCAGAAGAATTGTACATATTATGTCTCGTGATCTCTGAAAGACCATACACTTTTTCCAAATGCATAAAATCTGAATATGGAACCATCTGATCTTTATCGTTTTTCACATATAATTTCAACAAATCACTCGGTAAAGCACGGTATTGTGGACCCGCCTGAACGATTACTTTGTAAGGTCTGTCGAAACGAATGAAACTTGTTTCGTAGTTTGAACCAATCAAAGTGGAAAGATTATCCATTGCTTTTTCTATACTTACCCCTTTTTGTTCGGCTAAATCATTATCGATTTTCAGCATATATTGAGGGAAACTCGCAGAGTAGAACGTGAATGCGGAACCCAATTCCGGACGTTTCTTCAATTCTTTTACAAAATCGGTACTTACCTGCTCCATTTTTTGGTAATCTCCACTTCCGGCTTTATCCAAAAGTCTTAATTCAAATCCACCTGCAGCACCATAACCCGGAATAGAAGGCGGTTGGAAAAATTCAATATTCGCTCCCGGAATATTTTTGGCTTTCTCTTCCAACTTTTCAATAATTTCGGCAGCAGATTCTGAACGCTCTTCCCAACTTTTAAGGTTAATTAAACACGTTCCTGAGTTTGAACCCGTTCCTTCCGTAAGAATTTCGTAACCAGCCAAAGATGAAACAGACTGTACTCCGTCAATATCTTCAGATTCTTTCAACAATTCTCTTGCGATCTGATTCGTTCTTTCTAATGTTGAACCCGGCGGAGTCTGGATAATCCCATAAATCATTCCTTGATCTTCACTAGGAATAAATCCTGAAGGCAATGAATTGCTTAAAAAGTAAGTACATGCACAGAAAATCAATAACAAAGGAAGTGTAATGAACTTTTTAGTTACTGTTTTATTCAATAACTTTTCATATTTCCCAGCTCCTTTGTTAAATAAACCATTGAATTTATCTAAAAGAATCGTAATAGGACCTTTCTTTCTAGCCTTTCCGTGGTTATTTTTTAAAATTAAAGCACATAAAGCCGGAGTTAAAGTCAAAGCAACAACTCCAGAAAGAATAATCGATGAAGCCATTGTAATCGAGAACTGACGGTAGAAAACTCCCACCGGACCCGACATAAATGCTACCGGAATAAATACAGCCGCCATTACCAAAGTGATTGCGATAATTGCTCCACTGATTTCGTGCATTGCTTCTTCAGTTGCTTTTAATGCAGAAAGACCTTTTTCTTCCATCTTGGCGTGGACTGCTTCAATTACGACGATCGCATCATCGACGACGACACCAATTGCCATTACCAAAGCGAAAAGCGAAATCATATTTAAAGTAATTCCAAATGCGGACATTACTGCAAAGGTTCCTACTAATGAAACCGGAACTGCGATTGCCGGAATCAATGTTGAACGCCAATCTCCCAAAAATAAAAACACAACGATTGCCACCAAAATAAAGGCTTCAAATAAAGTATGAACTACTTTTTCAATTGATGCATCCAGGAATCTTGAAACGTCATAACTGATGTCGTAATGCATTCCTTTCGGGAAGTTGGTCTTCTCCAACTGAGCCATTAAGGTTTTTACATTTTTGATAACGTCACTCGCATTGGAACCGTAAGATTGTTTTACCGTAATCGCAGCAGATGGTTTTCCGTTTAATGTAGAATAAATATCGTACATCGAAGAACCAAACTCGATATCTGCAACATCTTTTAATCTTACAAATTCGCCGGCAGATTTAGCCTTAAGAATAATATTTCCGTAATCTTTTTCATTATTAAAACGTCCGGAATATTTCAAAATATACTCAAAAGACTGAGAACGTTTACCAGAACTTTCCCCTGTTTTTCCTGGAGAAGCTTCCAAACTTTGTTGGTTTAAAGCTTCCATTACTTCATCAGCTGAAATATTGTAAGCCGTTAATCTGTCAGGTTTCAACCAAATACGCATTGCATATTCTCTGGTTCCCAAAATGTCAGCAAAACCAACTCCGCTCACCCTTCTCAATTCAGACATTACATTGATATCTGCATAGTTGAAAAGGAATTTTTGGTCAGCTTTAGGATCGTCACTGTACAAGTTTATGTACATCAACATGTTCGGTTCTTCACGGGTAATTTTCACCCCTTCACGAACTACCAAAGGTGGAAGTTTATTCACTACCGAAGAAACACGGTTCTGAACATTAACTGCCGCAACATTCGGGTCAGTTCCCAAATCAAATACCACCTGAATGGAAGTTTCACCATCATTTCCGGCATCAGAAGTCATATATTTCATTCCCGGAAGACCATTTAGCCCTCTTTCCAAAGGAATAACTACAGATTTAATCAATAATTCGTTATTCGCTCCCGGATACGTTGCCGTAATATTTACTTTTGGTGGGGAAATCGCAGGAAACTGAGTAATAGGAAGTTTCATTAACGATAAAACTCCCATAAAAACGATAATCAAAGAGATTACAATCGACAGAACAGGTCTGCGTATGAATTTTTTAAACATACAATAATTATAAATTATTAATGATAGATGATGAATGATAAACTAATTATCGCTTATCAATTATCATTTATTTTTACTCTGCTTTTAATTTTAAAGATTGAAGAACTTTCTTCGGATCCTGGAATTTCACTTTTACTTTTTGGTCGTCTTTCACTTTCTGAACTCCTTCCAATAAGATTTTATCACCACCTGAAAGACCAGATGCAACAACGTAAATATCCGGAAGTTCATAAGCGATCTTAATATTTTTAGATTTTGCTACTCCATTTTTGTCAATCACAAAAACATATTTCTGATCCTGAATTTCGTACGTTGCTTTCTGAGGAATAATTAAAGCATTTTTCAGCGGTAAAGTCATTCGGATTTTCCCTGTTTCACCGTTTCTTAATAGCTTTTCTGGGTTTGGAAACTTAGCTCTGAAAGCAATATTTCCAGTTTCATTATCAAACTGACCTTCGATGGTTTGAATTTGTCCCGTTTGATTAAATAAATCTCCGTTTGCCATTACCAGATTTACATTTTGATTTCCTCGGTCTGCAACATTCTTCTGATAATTAAGATATTCAGGTTCGGAAACATTGAAATAACTGTAAATATCTGTGTTGTCTGAAAGCGTCGTCAAAAGGTCACCTTCATCCACCAAACTTCCCAACTTTAAAGGAATTCTGTCAATTACTCCAGAGAATGGAGCCTTAATATCTGTAAATGAAAGATGGATTTGAGCTAATTTCATTTCAGCATTCGCAGCATCCAATTTAGCTTTAGCCATTAATCTTTCGTTTTTAGAAACAATATCGTTGTTGGCTAATGTACTTGCATTTCTCAGCTCAATTGAAGCCTGTTCAACTTCAGCTTTTGCTTTTAATAATTCAGCCTGATACAATTGGGGCATAATTCTGAATAATGTTTGTCCAGCCTTTACGTATTGACCTTCGTCTACATAGATTTTCTCAAGGAAACCTTTTTCCTGAGCACGAATTTCAATGTTTTTTACCGATTGAATCTGAGCGACAAAATCTTTGTTAATAATCGTATCCATTTTCACAGGTGAAGTCACCGGATACACTGAATCTTCTTGTTTTTCTTCTTTTTTCTCGTTACAGCTAAACAGTAGGAGAACAGCACTTAAGACAGCACCTGAGACAACTCTTTTCATCATAATTTTAGAGTGGTATAAATCGTTAAAAGTTTAATTTGAATAAATAATTCTGGAAATAATTACATTGTGAAATCATTCAAAGCACAACGCAATGCTTTTTGTTCCGGTTCTGGAACAAAAAAGAAATTCGGAAAATGAAATTTTAGATTCTGATAGAACGAATCAGAATAAAAGTTTTTACAGAATTGAAGTGCTGTAAAAATTCGGAAATTGAGGGTTTAAACCTTTTTTTGAATAATAATCCAAATGAATAAATTAACCCAAATACACTGGCAAAAACGATAATTGCCTGTACTGTATCTGAAAACTGAAAATCATCTTCAGCCAATTCTATCGAAAAACCGTCGGTAGTATTTGTTATTTGCTGAACTGAAAATTTAGCTCCTGATTGATTGGTCTGATCAATCTTATTTGGATAATTATGAGCAATATGACCCGAAAAGTCATTACGCAAAGTTTTGACATTAAGCTTGCTTTCCACCATAAAAAGCAGAAAAAGGCTGGTCAAAAAATATACGATATAGTTTCTCATTTCAAGATGCAAATGTATGCTTAGATTTTAATAGTCGATTCACTATTAACAAAATTTAACTCTTCTTGAAATCGGCTGAAAAAATGAGTGAGAGAAGCGGTTGATTATATTTAACATTAAAATAAACTCATAAATAGTGATTAAATTATTTAAATTATTAAAAATTAACATTTTTTAATAAGAAATAATTGTAATTTTACACGACCAAAGCAATATATTAGAAAAACCTTAAAAACCAAAATTACAAATGAAGAATTTTTTACTTGGATTTTTTATAATCCTCACATTATCAGCGTGTACACATTCCGCTAAAGATCCCGAAACTGCCAATGTAAAGCAGGAAACACCTACATCTCAAGATGATATTACAAAGGTAACTGTTACTGACCGCCACGGTGATGAAATGGAAATTATCACCAATAACACTAAAAATATTGTTGTGGTGAGACTAAACGGACAAAGCTATGAGCTTAAAAAAAATATAGAAAACCCCAGTTTTTCTACAGAGGATAATAAATATCAATTTACTGAAACCAAATATGAAGTCACCTTCTTAAAAAAAGATGCTGATATGGTCTTGTTTCATGCAAAAAAAGATCAGCCAACCAAGAAAATGGCTTTACAATAATAAGAAAAGACGCTTTTTTAAGCGTCTTTTTTCTTTAAAATCTATCGATTGAAATCTCTTTAGGTAATGGAATATTATTTTCAATATAATCAAATAACGTCTTTGAGAAATAACATCCATTAAGAATTCCGCGAGCTCCCAAACCGTTAAATACGTACAAATTGGAACGCTGAGCATGTCTTCCTAAAATAGGTCTCCTATCTTTTACTGTTGGTCTGAAGCCGAAATGCACTTCTTTAATTTCAAAATCATTCGGATAAAATTCTGAAAGCCCTTTTTGTAATTGCTCGACTGCAGAATTATCTATTTCGTGATGTAATTGTTCGCGATCGTATGTTCCGCCATAAAAATGGAGATTGTTGTCTAAAGGAAATAAAAAATGTTTTTTCTTAATGGTAATATCTTGCTGAATAGGTTCAGAAAGTTTGACACGAATGTGATGTCCTTTGTTTGGGTTAACAGCAATCTCTGAAAAGTATGGATTTTCTTTTACTCCCATTCCTTCGCAGAACAAAATATTTTTAAAGCTAAAATCTTTATAAGTAGAGTTTGAAGTATCAATCTCAGAATAATCGAATTTCTCTTTGACTAAATTTCCTTTATTTTCTAAATAACTCAATAAACCCACAAAAAATCCTTTAACATTCAGTCTTGCTGACTGATTAACCTTTCCGGTCTGAAAGTCGTTTTTTACACCATTTAAATGATCGAAATTTTCATCTAAAAAGTTTTTTAGGTCATCATTCGCCGATTTTTTAAGCCAAAGTTTTTGTTCGTTCTCATCATGAAAAATTCTGTGAATAGGAGATTCTATCAGATAATTTTCGCCTGTATAAGATTCAATTTCTTTCAAAGACTTTTTAAGAAAATCGATTTGTTCCTGTGCTAACCAAAAGGTAGTAAACTTTTTTAAAACTACCGGATTAATAATTCCGGCAGAAATTTGTGAAGCACTTTTTTTTCCTTCTGAGAAAATTACAAATGATTTATTATTTAAAAGTAACTGATGAGCAAAAAATAAAGCCGCATA
Coding sequences within it:
- a CDS encoding TrmH family RNA methyltransferase, which gives rise to MKDLEKTYEYLQQFLTEERLRKIEHFAPESSDFILPVIEDVYQFRNAAAIVRSVEACGFHKVVALQEEHSFEPNLKVTKGADTWVEVERLPRNMDSFQNIKDRGYKMVAVSLEKNAKFLPEYEITEPIALVFGTEMEGVSEEILDFADETLAIPMYGFTRSFNVSVAASICMYELKQKLIKSSIDYKLNEEKLLRMKIRWAVNSMRSGNQIFEKYLKDNNFSF
- a CDS encoding asparaginase, which translates into the protein MKRKVLLIYTGGTIGMEKDYETGSLRAFDFGNIFEKMPEMKLMECEVFVHPFAQPLDSSDMGPEEWRVIANLIFDNYKKYDGFLILHGTDTMSYTASALSFMLKGLTKPVILTGSQLPIGDLRTDAKENLLTSLYYASLYEENEAVIQEVAIYFEYKLLRGNRTLKYSAEYFDAYASPNYPILGQSGVHLKIDKDNLFRCDGRIEFHVDEHISEDVLFWRIFPGMKLNHFKEIPKMKVLILQVFGSGTIFSSEKTLETLQQIRNNGTEIVVVSQCISGGISFGKYENSNIFSRIGAISGRDMTAESAITKAMHLIDNPNYHGSFADNFARNICGEISE
- a CDS encoding TolC family protein; its protein translation is MKIYNKYIAAIAISLVLASCKAPMATVIQDDVKNNIPENFNQNEQPDVNNNSGTTPWRQFFTDPNLVSLIETSLKNNQELMITLQEIEIAKSGVVAKKGKLSPTVRAGLGAGVKKAGRYTSEGAGDASTEIEPGKEMPDPLGNFEGGLMANWEIDIWKKLRNEKDAAVAHYLSTVEGKNFVLSNLIEEVADNYYELLALDNQLDIIQQYIKLQTRALEISKIQKQAAAATELAVKKFEAELAKSKATEYTIRQQITEKENQINALCGRYPQPIVRTKESFMSTIPQTVYTGIPSQLLANRPDIKQAELELKSAKLDVEAARKEFYPSLEISATLGLEAFKPSYLVKMPESIAYNLVGELAGPLINKSAIKANFQTADAKQIQALYEYDKTILNAYLDISNLMSKVKNIDQYYQLKSQETQALDQSIDIANQLFKNSRADYLEVLLNQRDALDAKMELIEAKEKQLSTVVDIYKSLGGGWK
- a CDS encoding efflux RND transporter permease subunit, with product MFKKFIRRPVLSIVISLIIVFMGVLSLMKLPITQFPAISPPKVNITATYPGANNELLIKSVVIPLERGLNGLPGMKYMTSDAGNDGETSIQVVFDLGTDPNVAAVNVQNRVSSVVNKLPPLVVREGVKITREEPNMLMYINLYSDDPKADQKFLFNYADINVMSELRRVSGVGFADILGTREYAMRIWLKPDRLTAYNISADEVMEALNQQSLEASPGKTGESSGKRSQSFEYILKYSGRFNNEKDYGNIILKAKSAGEFVRLKDVADIEFGSSMYDIYSTLNGKPSAAITVKQSYGSNASDVIKNVKTLMAQLEKTNFPKGMHYDISYDVSRFLDASIEKVVHTLFEAFILVAIVVFLFLGDWRSTLIPAIAVPVSLVGTFAVMSAFGITLNMISLFALVMAIGVVVDDAIVVIEAVHAKMEEKGLSALKATEEAMHEISGAIIAITLVMAAVFIPVAFMSGPVGVFYRQFSITMASSIILSGVVALTLTPALCALILKNNHGKARKKGPITILLDKFNGLFNKGAGKYEKLLNKTVTKKFITLPLLLIFCACTYFLSNSLPSGFIPSEDQGMIYGIIQTPPGSTLERTNQIARELLKESEDIDGVQSVSSLAGYEILTEGTGSNSGTCLINLKSWEERSESAAEIIEKLEEKAKNIPGANIEFFQPPSIPGYGAAGGFELRLLDKAGSGDYQKMEQVSTDFVKELKKRPELGSAFTFYSASFPQYMLKIDNDLAEQKGVSIEKAMDNLSTLIGSNYETSFIRFDRPYKVIVQAGPQYRALPSDLLKLYVKNDKDQMVPYSDFMHLEKVYGLSEITRHNMYNSSEVSGTPAPGYSSGQAIKAIQEVADKTLPRGFGIDWAGISKDEVGRGNEAVYIFLICLGFVYLILSAQYESFILPLPVILSLPTGIFGAFLCLKLLGLENNIYAQVAMVMLIGLLGKNAVLIIEFAVQKKAEEGISVAKAAIEGAAVRFRPILMTSFAFVAGLIPLVMATGPGAVGNRTIGTAAAGGMLLGTVFGLMIIPGLYYIFGTIADKTRLAKYEEENPLTEQTEPYQHDDKHEDL
- a CDS encoding efflux RND transporter periplasmic adaptor subunit, which encodes MKRVVSGAVLSAVLLLFSCNEKKEEKQEDSVYPVTSPVKMDTIINKDFVAQIQSVKNIEIRAQEKGFLEKIYVDEGQYVKAGQTLFRIMPQLYQAELLKAKAEVEQASIELRNASTLANNDIVSKNERLMAKAKLDAANAEMKLAQIHLSFTDIKAPFSGVIDRIPLKLGSLVDEGDLLTTLSDNTDIYSYFNVSEPEYLNYQKNVADRGNQNVNLVMANGDLFNQTGQIQTIEGQFDNETGNIAFRAKFPNPEKLLRNGETGKIRMTLPLKNALIIPQKATYEIQDQKYVFVIDKNGVAKSKNIKIAYELPDIYVVASGLSGGDKILLEGVQKVKDDQKVKVKFQDPKKVLQSLKLKAE
- a CDS encoding NAD(P)/FAD-dependent oxidoreductase, which codes for MKNVDYIIVGDGYAALFFAHQLLLNNKSFVIFSEGKKSASQISAGIINPVVLKKFTTFWLAQEQIDFLKKSLKEIESYTGENYLIESPIHRIFHDENEQKLWLKKSANDDLKNFLDENFDHLNGVKNDFQTGKVNQSARLNVKGFFVGLLSYLENKGNLVKEKFDYSEIDTSNSTYKDFSFKNILFCEGMGVKENPYFSEIAVNPNKGHHIRVKLSEPIQQDITIKKKHFLFPLDNNLHFYGGTYDREQLHHEIDNSAVEQLQKGLSEFYPNDFEIKEVHFGFRPTVKDRRPILGRHAQRSNLYVFNGLGARGILNGCYFSKTLFDYIENNIPLPKEISIDRF